In the Vicinamibacteria bacterium genome, CTCCTGACTGAGCTCCTCAGCAATCGCTTGCCTCACGTAACTGACGAAGTATCGATACACCTTGAGGTGATAGCGGTCAAAGAGTTGGCGAGGAAGCGTGTCCATCGAAACCCTCGCCTACATATAACGTTGTTTCGACGCAGATGTCTCGGCGAGGGACACAAATAACCAAGAAAATGGGAGGCCTGCGCTACTTTTGGCAAGAATGCCCACAAGCTACCATGCCAGCCGTTCAGCCACCCTAACCGAAGCAGCATGCAGCAGTCCGCCCGCACGTTGCTACCCTTTGAAAAGAAAGGACTCAGCTCCGCGACCGTAGCTGATGCTTACGATCGCGAGAAGCCTGAGTTCGCCGAGCGTCCCCTCGTACTGAAACGTAGCGACGGGCAGCGACACAGCATGAGTCACCAAGCGGGGGGTAGAATCCCCCGTGTCGTCGTACGGTGAGGACCTCGCCTACATTCAGCACCAGGGATTCGCCGATTTTTCGGAATCGGCTTCTCCTGGCCTTCTCCGGCTCATGGCGCGCGCCGGAATTCGCCATGGGGTTGCCGTCGACCTGGGTTGCGGAAGCGGTCAGTGGCTTCGTGAGTTGGACCGCGCCGGATTCCGGACGGTCGGGGTAGAGTCGTCGCGGTCGCTCGCTCGCATCGCTCGGAAGATCGCACCTCGCACAAGGCTGAAAGTTGGCTCGGTATACGAGGTCGACGTGCCGAGCTGCGATGTGATCACGGCGCTCGGTGAGGTGCTGTGCTATTTGCCCGCTCGGCCGATCGCGCCTTGGTTTCGCAGAGTGAGCCGGGCGCTACGACCGGGCGGGCTCTTTGTCTTCGACGTCCTGGTGGCCGGTGCTCGTCCGATGCGTTATCGCACCTGGCGCTCGGGCCCCGGATGGGCGGTCCTCGTTTCGGTATCGGAGAAAGGCCGGCGGGTGACCCGGGAGATCACCACGTTTCGACGAGCGGGGGAGGGCTATCGACGCGCTTACGAGCGGCATGTCCTCCGCGTCCTCTCCCGCGACCGTCTCTGTGACGCGCTCCGCTCCGCGGGTTTTTCCGTTCGCGTCTCGCGCCGCTACGGGGAGCTCGAGCTTCCTCCTCGCCGGCTGGCGTTCGTGGCACGGAAATGTTGAAAAACGCCTCGGCTCAAGAACGGTCGGGTTCAGGCCTACACGATTGGAGCGTGGTAGCCGCGGTGCCCGTGCCACTCTCACTCCTACTCCTGTCGACCGTTGTCGCCGCGCCGTTCGCGATCGCGAGTACGATGGCGAAGCTCCCCGCGCAGCACGCGCCACCCGATATCGTTCTTGTGAACGGGAAGATCATCACCGTCGACGAGCGGTTCACAATCGCCGAGGCGATCGCGGT is a window encoding:
- a CDS encoding class I SAM-dependent methyltransferase, encoding MSSYGEDLAYIQHQGFADFSESASPGLLRLMARAGIRHGVAVDLGCGSGQWLRELDRAGFRTVGVESSRSLARIARKIAPRTRLKVGSVYEVDVPSCDVITALGEVLCYLPARPIAPWFRRVSRALRPGGLFVFDVLVAGARPMRYRTWRSGPGWAVLVSVSEKGRRVTREITTFRRAGEGYRRAYERHVLRVLSRDRLCDALRSAGFSVRVSRRYGELELPPRRLAFVARKC